The window ATAACCCGGAATACCATGAAGGCGATAATGGCGGTAATTATCAAACCGTTGGCCAGGCGGTAATAGCGGACATTGGAATTGGTATTGTTATTCATGGGGGGCCGCCCGTCTCTGATACGAAAGCCCGTTGGGCGCCGCGATATTTACGGCGCCGGGAACAACCTCGCAGGTGAGTTCCGAATCAAAAAAGGCTTCACCGTCCATGTTCACAAAAAGAGGGGATTCGGAATTGATCGAAACTTTTTTGATCCGCCTCCAGATAAAATATTTCGGGTATTTGGCGAATTCTCCTTTTAAGTAAGGGCCCATCATCAGCAAAATCCGCAGGGGAGATATGCTCTTTAAAAGGAGCATGTCCAGAAAACCATCGTCAGGAACAGCAGTAATTACCGCGTTTTTATCAATACCGTAGCAGGGCCCGTTGGCGATATTCAGAAGCGCATATGAACCGCTCAAATCCTCCCCGTCCGCATTTATGGTATAGTATTGATTAATGACTGCTTTATTGAATGCCACCTGGATAGCGCCCAGAATGATAAAAGCGGAATTTATCCAGTTGAAGCGTCTGCGGATTTTTTCAAACTGTTTGTTCCATGGCTGTATTCCGATTATCACCGCCGATTCCATCCCTATGGTGCAATAACTGAGGGCATAGTTGTCTCCGCAGTGGATAATATCGGTTGGTATTCCTTTTGCCCCTGTCTGGAGCGTTATATCCCTGAATTCCGCAATGTGCTCTTCGCCGAAGTTCCGGACAAAATCGTTCCCCGTGCCGTGGGGCATAATGGCAAGATCCGTATTCGGAAGACCCATGATCCCGTTGAGGCAGCAAAAAGAGGTTCCGTCCCCTCCTATGGAGTAGACCCGCAAAGCGGTTTCTTTTTCCAGATTCTGCATGTATTTTCTGATAACAATGATGGAATCACGGGGAAATTCTTCAATATGGATGAAAAAATCCTCCCGAGGAAGATTCCCAGCCTTCCGGCCGGTGAAATATGCATCAATCGCGGCAATCACCTGCTGCAGCTTTCTTTTTTTGGGAAAGGATTTCGGATTAATGATGAACAAATGCTTTTTTGCCATCTGCGGAGCCTCCATTCCCCAAGCCGCATTATATTGCTTATGTTCAGAATAAACAAGAAGCTTGCATTTTTTTAAGAAAAATGATAGAATAATACGGAAAATTCGGGAAGGGGATACTATCGGGATGCTGTTCCATAAAAGCGCGCGCAAAGACAGGGAGTATTTTCAGCTGCTGCTGAAAAACACCCCCAATATTGTTATCATACTTGACGGCAACGGCCTTATTGAATTCTGCAGCGATGTTTTTATAAAAACAGTAGGATCTGAAAAATACAAATACCTCCAGGGACTGCATTTTTCGGAATTATTTGCATTTTTTGATAGCGATTCAACCAAAGAAATTGCGCAGAAAACCTTTGAGAAGATACAGTTAGAAAAAGAGATCGCTATCGGCCACCTGTATATCGATTTTTCCGGTCAGGGCAAAAAATGCCGGTACCTGCTTCAGTCTATACCGCTTCTGGATGACAGGAATGTCTTTCAGGGAGTGGAGGTGTATTTGCTTGAAGAGGCCGGATTGCTCCGGGCCGAAGCCGACGAGCGGGTACAGGCGATGCTGGACGCTACCCCCTTAGCCTGTTCCATCAGGGATAAAGACGGGAAGGTCATTGACTGTAACGAAGAGGCGGTGCGGTATTTCGGCGCAAAAAGCAAGGCCGAGCTGCTGGCGAATATTAACAAAACCAATCCCGAATTCCAGAATGACGGGGAAGCTTCCATAAGCAAGCAGAAACGGTACGATGCTACAGTGCTCCGTACCGGCAATCTTCGCTTCCCCTGGCTCCATCTTAGCTTGCAGGGGGAAGAACTCCCCGCAGATGTGACTCTTCGGAAGGTGTCCCTGAAAAACGCCGCCTTTGCCGCTTATTCCCGGGATTTACGGGAAGTCGAGGCCAGTCAAAAAAGGCTTCGGGAAACGGAGGAATTGCTCCGCGCCATGATGGACGCCGCCCCTATGGCCTGTACCATCCGGGACGCTGACAATAATATCCTGGAATGCAATCAGAAAACGGCACAGATGCTCGGGGTTTCCCAAAAAGCCGATGTAAACAGCCTTTTTAAAAACTTTACCGCCTATCCTGAATTCCAGGAAGACGGAACGCCCAGCCGGAGCAGGGCGAAGGCCATGATCGATGAGATTCTTGAAAAGGGGTATGTCCGGTATAAATGGATATACCGTACCGTGGCCGGGGAACCCTTCCCGGTGGAAATGACCGGGGTGCGTATTCAATGGCGGGAGGGGTACCGTATTGCTGTTTTTTCCCGGGATCTGCGGGAAGCTCCGTGAACCGGGCTGCTTCTAGCTTTTCTGTAAATTCTGCGCGATCAGGCTGACAAGCGTTTCCATTTCTACCGGCTTCCCGATATGGCTGTTCATTCCGGTTTCAAAGCAGCGGAAAATCATGTCTCCTCCGGTATCTGCCGTCACGGCAATGATGGGGATTCTGTCCGACCCTTTGATCCCGGAAGCCCGTATGCGGCGGGTTGCCTCAAAGCCGTCCATTTCGGGCATATGCAGATCCATAAGTATAAGGTCATAGGTGTTTTTTAAATACAACTCTACGGCTTCTTCGCCGTTTTGAGCGCCCTCAAGTATGGCACCAGTATCTTCCAGTATGGCAAAAATGATCTCGCGGTTCATTTCCACATCATCAACCACAAGAATATGACGCCCTTCGAGGGATACCGGAGAGGCGGCGCCGGCAGCTGCTCCGCCGGCCAAAGAGGCAGCGTCAACCTTGAGTTTGAGGGTGCAAATAAACAAGGAGCCTTTACCGGGTTCCGACACTACCTCAATAGTACCATCCATCATTTCCACTATTCGTTTTGTAATGGCCAGGCCCAGGCCGATTCCGCCGTAGGTACGGGTAATGCTGTTGTCTGCCTGCTCAAAAGCGTCCCATATATGTTTCTTTTGTTCATCCGAAACACCCACGCCTGTATCTTTTACTTCAAAATGGATAACGCAGGTATCTTCGCTGCTGCTAACCTTGAAGGCGGAAAAATACACGGCCCCTTCTTTGGGGGTAAATTTGACCGCATTGGACAGCAGGTTCATCAATACCTGTTTCAGCCGACGCTCATCGGCGATGAGCAGAACCGGAATTGCCGGGTCAACAGCGGAGGTAAATTTTTGCTTCTTTTGTTCAGCCATGGACGCAGTACGGGCAATAATCTGCTCTGCCATTTTATTGAAATTGAATGATTGAGGTATAAGATCAAAATTTCCGATATCAATCTCCGCCATGTCCAGAGCATCGTTGATAAGATCCAAAAGATGCCGGGAAGCATCTTCGATCTTGTCAAGGCAATATATTCTGCGGCTTTCTTCTTTTGCGGTTTTGGTGATAGCGGTCATGCCTATAATGGCGTTCATGGGGGTACGCATTTCGTGGCTCATGCGGCTTAAAAAATCGCTTTTGGCTTTATTGTAATATTTGGCCTGGACCAGGGCCTGGGCGATTTCCTGCTGCATACGCTTTAATTCGGTATCGTCCCAGGCGGTAATTCCAATACCGGTTTCCCCGTTATAAAGCTGCGCCGCGAAGGCGGAAAACGAAAAAGACCTTATTTCGCCGTCTTTCCGCTTTACGGGCATTTCAAAACTCAGGTGCCCCCCGCTGCTGGCGGGAAGGATTTCTTCGTTCAGGCGGCGGAGATTGTCAGCGTCGAGAATAAGGGTAAGCCCACCGTCAATAATCTCCTCACGGGTATACCCCGAAAGGGCGACCGTTCCGGGGTTCAGGTACTCGATTTTCCCCTGGGCATTTATATAAAGCATAAGCTGGGGCGACCCCTCGGCAATGGAAGACACCCGTACAAAATCGTCCTCTATCATGTGAATCAGGGCAGTGTTCTTCATCTGGGTTTTAACCCGCGCCATAACTACCACCGATTTGAACGGTTTGGTGATATAGTCGGCGGCGCCCAGCTCGAAGCCCTTCTCTTCGTCATTTGCGTTATCAAGCCCGGTGATAAAAATTACCGGGATATTTGCGGTTTGCGGGGATTCCTTTAATTTTGTGAGTACCTCAAAACCGTTCATGTCGGGCATGATGATATCGAGAAGTATGAGTTCGGGCTTGTTCTCCGCAGCCAGCCGCAAGGCCTGCTCTCCGGATTTGGCGGTATACACGGAATATTCGGACGATAAAATCTGGTTAAGAACAAGCAAATTCGCATTTTCATCGTCAACCACGAGTATTGAATATTTCTGCTTTGTATCCATACACTTTCTCCGTCTTAGCTAAGCTTTTCTTTTATCGTGTCCAATAGCGCTGCCGCCTCCATAAAATCGAGACTGGCAATATACTCTATCAGTTTTTTGCTTTCTGCCATAGGCCCAAGTATTTCGCGTATATCGGATACCAAATTAAGGCTGTCGGTGCTGCCGGTTTTCAGCATGGGCTCAAGGCGGGCAATAAAGGCAAGGGCCCCGGCCTTGTCCAGGCTGCCGACGTTCTGCGGCGCCGGGGAACCAGCGCCCTGGCTCTGTTCCCTTGTTTCGGGCTTTAACGCCTTCAATTCAGCCAGCACTGCGCCAAGCTCGGTCTCCAGGGCTTTCAGCGTATCTTGGGGCATCAGGACCTTTTCGGTTTCTTCTCCCTTTAGGGCCGTTTCCACTGCCAGAGCGGCATTTCCCAGACTTTTTGCCCCTATCAGGTTCGCCGTGCTTTTCAGGGTATGAGCCACCCTGAACGCTGCCCTGCGTTCCCCTTTTATCAGCGCCTCTTCGATTTTCTGAAAATCCCCACTGTGGCTAATGGTAAATTCCGATAATAGCTGCTGATACAGTATATCACTGTTTGCAGAATTCGTTATCCCCGAGGCACGGTCTATCCTGGAGCTTTCGCTATTTGGACTGGTTCCGGCTTCCTTTCTTTCATCGGAGTTTGCGCTTTTTCTTTCTTTCCGGGGATTTTTGAGCAGCATATCCTTGGGCAGCCATTTGGCGAGTATTATAGAGAGCTCCCTTGCGTCAATTGGTTTGGACAAGAAATCATTCATACCGTTTTCCAGGAACAATTCCCGGGCCCCGGATACGGCATTGGCGGTCAACGCTATTATCGGCGCAGTCCGATACCACTCATTCCCGGACGAACGAATCCGCGCCGCCGCTTCAAGGCCATCCATTTCCGGCATCATGTGATCCATAAAAATGAGGTCGTACTGTTTCTCTTTGATTTTTTTCAGGGATTCAATTCCGCTTTCCGCTGTATCAGCCTTGATATTGTGGGTATCCAGATATGCAAGGGCTACTTTCAAATTGATGGCGCTGTCGTCAACTACCAGCACCTTTGCTTTGCCATTGGTAGTTATATTGCTTTCTGCTATTGCCTGTTCCACTTTTCCCGCGTCCCCCCGGGGAAGGGGCAGCAATATGGTGAATACGGAGCCTTTTCCATATTCGCTTTGCACATCTATACGCCCGTCCATCATGTCGGTAAGCCGCTTCGAAATGGAAAGCCCCAGCCCCGTACCGCTGATGCCCCGGTTCTTTTGTACATCAAACTGCTCAAATTCTCCAAAGAGCTTTGTAAGATTTTCCTTTCTGATGCCGATGCCGCTGTCTTTCACCGTAAAGACCGTATAGGTTTTGTCCTGCTCTGTCAGCTGCCCAACCCGAAAATCCACATATCCTTCTCTGGTATACTTAATGGCGTTATTCAGGATATTTGTAACAACCTGTCTGATCCGTATATCATCGCCATAAACTATCTGTGGTATATTAAGGTCAAAGCTGCTGCGGAATTCCAGTCCCTTTCCCTCGGCCATAAAACGGTTCAGGGAAGCGATATTGTCGTAAAAATCCAAAAGATTAAAATGAACCGGATTGATATCCAGCTTGCCGCTTTCTATTTTTGAAACATCCAGAATATCATTGATGATTTGCAGCAGCATTTTGGACATTTTCTTTATATCGTCGAAAAATTCCTTCTGTTTGTCGTCCAGATTATCGGTGCGCATAAGATCGCTCATGCCGATAATAGCGTTCATGGGTGTCCTGATTTCGTGGCTCATGGAAGCGAGGAAATGGCTTTTGGCGGTATTGGCGCTTTCGGTCCGCTTGATGTCGTTTAAATTCAAGAGCCCCCCTATCATGAGGGAAGGTTTGCCGTCTTTCCATTCAATGGCGCGCCCTGCGGTAAGCGCCCAAATATACTCTCCATTTTTATGGCGGATACGGATTTCCGACCGGTATTTGTCCGAAACTCCGGCAAGATAATCATTCAGTTCACGGGACATTTGGCCAAGATCATCGGGATGTATAATATCTATCCATTTTGACGGGGGATCGCTTATTACAGGATTAAGAACGCCCGCGGCAGTAATTTCTTCAGGATCATAACCAAACTCATCTTTGAAATGGGAACTGAAAATCAGGTGGTCAGTGGCGCTCTCATATTCCCAATAACTGAATTTGGAAATACCCGCCACTATATCCAGATGATCCCGTTTGCGGAGAAGCGCCTGTTCCGCTTGCTGCACTTCCTTTTCTTTTTGATATATGCTCCTGAGGTCGCGGACAAATACAGTCACACGCCAGTCGTTTTGCCATTTAACCCGCACTATGGTAATTTCCGCCGGGATGGGTTCCTTTTCGGCAGTGCAGTGGGTCCATTCAAAAGTAATACGGCCGGTTTCTATGGCTTTATGGATATTTTGCAACGCTTTCTGCTTGCTGGACATGCCATCGGGTTGAAATTTAGGCATAAAGCTATAGAAATCTTCAATAAAATCCCCTTTCGATTCCGCGCCGAAGAGGGTAAGGGCTTCCCTATTGCAGTCATAAACCGCTCCTTCCCCGTCCATAAGAAAACAGGCAAGAGGCGTTGCGTCCAGCATGACCCTGGTACGTTCTTCCGCTTCGGCGTTTTTTACTTCCGTGGTGTCATGATAGATAGCAAGGACGCCGTCATAGGTGTGATGCTCCTCCATAAGCGGCGTTACCTGAATTGTAAATAAACGGGATTCCTTCATGCCCGGAAATTTAATGGAAGCCTCGGTAGAATAGGGTTTTTGACTGATTTTTAGAGCTTCCATGCGCCGCATGGCATTTTTGCTGAATTCTTCTTCCCCCAGCCTTTGGTACAGCTCTTCGTACTTCTGCCCGTTTACCAGCCCGAAATTGTCAATATTGGCAAGTTTTAAAAACGCGTTGGAACAGTAGGCGATGCGGTCTTCGCTGTTAATGAGCAGAAGAGGGTTCGGTATATTTTCGAGTACCATCTTCATGTACTTTTCCAGCTTTACCTGTTCCGCAGTCCGCATATTTTCAAAGACATGCTTTGTATCGGCAAGCACTTCTGCCGTATCCAGCCGGTTCTTGAGACGGCGGATTTCGCGGTCAAGCAGACGCTTGCCTTTCAGGAGTTCCCCGGCAAGAACAAGAAGTTCCTCCCGGCTCATTGTCTCAGGGTTTATATGGGGGTTCTCTGCCCGGATCTCATTGTTATCCATTAATATGAACCCTCTGGTGTTCCGGTATCAGAAAATACATGCGGCGAAGGTATAATTATGGATTTGGTTTATCATAAGGCCCTCGGCATTTTTGACCGGACAAATTTCACCGCCGGAATAGCAAATCTGATAGGGCATATCGTTTCCCAGAATGCCGACTGTCTTTTCAAGTTCATCAAAAGGCTTCGTGCCTAAAAGTATATTTCTGACGGCACAGGAGTAAATAAGGGCGCAGGAGGAACTTTCCCTCTCGTTTAATAATTCCTTCAGCGTATTTTCCGCTGTTTCCATAATTCCCGGATAGCCCAGGCTGCCTATGGTTACCATCGAACCTTCGGGCATTTCCCCTCCGAAAACACCGTAGCCCTGGGGGGTGATGCTGTATAAAGCCCTGGCCACCGGCAGACTGCCGTCATTGTATTTGACCATAAAGGGAATGGTATAGAGGATATCCATATTTACAAGGGAAAGCTGCAGGGTTTTAAGGTAATCGGTAAAAGGCATATTGTTTA is drawn from Leadbettera azotonutricia ZAS-9 and contains these coding sequences:
- a CDS encoding ATP-binding response regulator; amino-acid sequence: MDTKQKYSILVVDDENANLLVLNQILSSEYSVYTAKSGEQALRLAAENKPELILLDIIMPDMNGFEVLTKLKESPQTANIPVIFITGLDNANDEEKGFELGAADYITKPFKSVVVMARVKTQMKNTALIHMIEDDFVRVSSIAEGSPQLMLYINAQGKIEYLNPGTVALSGYTREEIIDGGLTLILDADNLRRLNEEILPASSGGHLSFEMPVKRKDGEIRSFSFSAFAAQLYNGETGIGITAWDDTELKRMQQEIAQALVQAKYYNKAKSDFLSRMSHEMRTPMNAIIGMTAITKTAKEESRRIYCLDKIEDASRHLLDLINDALDMAEIDIGNFDLIPQSFNFNKMAEQIIARTASMAEQKKQKFTSAVDPAIPVLLIADERRLKQVLMNLLSNAVKFTPKEGAVYFSAFKVSSSEDTCVIHFEVKDTGVGVSDEQKKHIWDAFEQADNSITRTYGGIGLGLAITKRIVEMMDGTIEVVSEPGKGSLFICTLKLKVDAASLAGGAAAGAASPVSLEGRHILVVDDVEMNREIIFAILEDTGAILEGAQNGEEAVELYLKNTYDLILMDLHMPEMDGFEATRRIRASGIKGSDRIPIIAVTADTGGDMIFRCFETGMNSHIGKPVEMETLVSLIAQNLQKS
- a CDS encoding PAS domain-containing protein; this translates as MLFHKSARKDREYFQLLLKNTPNIVIILDGNGLIEFCSDVFIKTVGSEKYKYLQGLHFSELFAFFDSDSTKEIAQKTFEKIQLEKEIAIGHLYIDFSGQGKKCRYLLQSIPLLDDRNVFQGVEVYLLEEAGLLRAEADERVQAMLDATPLACSIRDKDGKVIDCNEEAVRYFGAKSKAELLANINKTNPEFQNDGEASISKQKRYDATVLRTGNLRFPWLHLSLQGEELPADVTLRKVSLKNAAFAAYSRDLREVEASQKRLRETEELLRAMMDAAPMACTIRDADNNILECNQKTAQMLGVSQKADVNSLFKNFTAYPEFQEDGTPSRSRAKAMIDEILEKGYVRYKWIYRTVAGEPFPVEMTGVRIQWREGYRIAVFSRDLREAP
- a CDS encoding ATP-binding protein codes for the protein MDNNEIRAENPHINPETMSREELLVLAGELLKGKRLLDREIRRLKNRLDTAEVLADTKHVFENMRTAEQVKLEKYMKMVLENIPNPLLLINSEDRIAYCSNAFLKLANIDNFGLVNGQKYEELYQRLGEEEFSKNAMRRMEALKISQKPYSTEASIKFPGMKESRLFTIQVTPLMEEHHTYDGVLAIYHDTTEVKNAEAEERTRVMLDATPLACFLMDGEGAVYDCNREALTLFGAESKGDFIEDFYSFMPKFQPDGMSSKQKALQNIHKAIETGRITFEWTHCTAEKEPIPAEITIVRVKWQNDWRVTVFVRDLRSIYQKEKEVQQAEQALLRKRDHLDIVAGISKFSYWEYESATDHLIFSSHFKDEFGYDPEEITAAGVLNPVISDPPSKWIDIIHPDDLGQMSRELNDYLAGVSDKYRSEIRIRHKNGEYIWALTAGRAIEWKDGKPSLMIGGLLNLNDIKRTESANTAKSHFLASMSHEIRTPMNAIIGMSDLMRTDNLDDKQKEFFDDIKKMSKMLLQIINDILDVSKIESGKLDINPVHFNLLDFYDNIASLNRFMAEGKGLEFRSSFDLNIPQIVYGDDIRIRQVVTNILNNAIKYTREGYVDFRVGQLTEQDKTYTVFTVKDSGIGIRKENLTKLFGEFEQFDVQKNRGISGTGLGLSISKRLTDMMDGRIDVQSEYGKGSVFTILLPLPRGDAGKVEQAIAESNITTNGKAKVLVVDDSAINLKVALAYLDTHNIKADTAESGIESLKKIKEKQYDLIFMDHMMPEMDGLEAAARIRSSGNEWYRTAPIIALTANAVSGARELFLENGMNDFLSKPIDARELSIILAKWLPKDMLLKNPRKERKSANSDERKEAGTSPNSESSRIDRASGITNSANSDILYQQLLSEFTISHSGDFQKIEEALIKGERRAAFRVAHTLKSTANLIGAKSLGNAALAVETALKGEETEKVLMPQDTLKALETELGAVLAELKALKPETREQSQGAGSPAPQNVGSLDKAGALAFIARLEPMLKTGSTDSLNLVSDIREILGPMAESKKLIEYIASLDFMEAAALLDTIKEKLS
- a CDS encoding diacylglycerol/lipid kinase family protein, whose product is MAKKHLFIINPKSFPKKRKLQQVIAAIDAYFTGRKAGNLPREDFFIHIEEFPRDSIIVIRKYMQNLEKETALRVYSIGGDGTSFCCLNGIMGLPNTDLAIMPHGTGNDFVRNFGEEHIAEFRDITLQTGAKGIPTDIIHCGDNYALSYCTIGMESAVIIGIQPWNKQFEKIRRRFNWINSAFIILGAIQVAFNKAVINQYYTINADGEDLSGSYALLNIANGPCYGIDKNAVITAVPDDGFLDMLLLKSISPLRILLMMGPYLKGEFAKYPKYFIWRRIKKVSINSESPLFVNMDGEAFFDSELTCEVVPGAVNIAAPNGLSYQRRAAPHE